A genomic segment from Acidobacteriota bacterium encodes:
- a CDS encoding S8 family serine peptidase: protein MKKFLTTTLTVLLALSPIANGASSRSSAKERRVQDIRSFAGDDELGTGKAGRRKISPQLEESLQENNLRQKPNKRQKVIIQLREMPKAPDAMMIQAVSETMDEQMLSAEINTNDMRSTVLRSKIEGLTGRLKKAFNAIGMISADMPLAKIRELADDSEVAYISPDRQTTSTGHIETTSGALAARTLGGTISYNGSGIGVAVLDSGIDPNHNLVKASANHPGIVFQKDFTVTSGTGNPADPFGHGTHVASIINGSDLVSNGAYRGIAPGVNILNLKVLDDSGSGASSFALAALDWCIANKTTYNIRVINLSLGAPAVDSYTNDPLCLAAKRAHDAGIVVVAAAGNDGKTSTGQKLFGTIHSPGAEPAIITVGATNTYGTNLRSDDAVASYSSRGPTRGSRLVGLIKKYDNFIKPDVVAPGNKIIAARSNNATGGGNGLVNSNPNFAVGTQTDPTNKLMRMSGTSMAAPIVAGAAALMLQANPNLTPSLVKAILMYSAQPIMGASSFEQGAGRVNVEGAVRLAKLAVVSSAMTKGQALISLPTTQSSTIVGVACPWGKGMVTNYCLVYGDALMTYWQSVYVQGRRLNDATTFAGSVLTINTIDITAGVSKTQGALSSSGTLIADGTLVSDGCLLADGTLIADGTLIADGTLISDGTLVSDGTLIADSRARTLTALLGDDTSAMEAE, encoded by the coding sequence ATGAAAAAATTTCTCACTACAACGCTGACCGTTTTATTGGCGTTGTCCCCAATCGCTAATGGGGCGAGTAGTCGTTCATCCGCAAAAGAGCGCAGGGTACAGGATATACGTTCTTTTGCAGGCGATGACGAATTAGGAACGGGAAAAGCGGGAAGACGTAAAATTTCCCCCCAACTGGAAGAGAGTTTGCAGGAGAATAATCTGAGGCAAAAACCCAATAAACGGCAAAAAGTGATTATTCAATTGCGTGAAATGCCAAAAGCCCCGGATGCCATGATGATACAAGCCGTGAGCGAGACCATGGACGAGCAAATGTTGAGTGCCGAAATCAATACCAACGACATGCGCTCGACGGTTCTGCGTTCAAAAATCGAAGGGTTAACCGGACGCTTGAAAAAAGCCTTCAATGCGATAGGCATGATTAGTGCGGATATGCCGCTGGCGAAAATTCGTGAACTCGCGGATGATTCGGAGGTTGCCTATATCAGTCCCGATAGACAGACGACCTCAACCGGTCACATTGAAACCACATCCGGTGCGCTTGCCGCGCGTACCTTAGGTGGCACGATTTCTTATAATGGCAGCGGGATCGGCGTTGCGGTTCTCGACAGTGGCATTGACCCGAACCATAATCTGGTTAAAGCCTCAGCCAATCATCCGGGTATCGTTTTTCAAAAAGATTTCACGGTTACTTCAGGAACCGGCAACCCGGCAGACCCCTTTGGTCATGGTACGCACGTCGCTTCTATCATTAATGGCAGTGACTTGGTTTCAAATGGCGCGTATCGCGGTATTGCGCCGGGTGTTAATATCCTCAACCTGAAAGTATTGGACGACAGCGGCAGTGGCGCGTCGAGCTTTGCGCTTGCCGCTCTCGATTGGTGTATTGCCAACAAAACCACCTACAACATCCGCGTCATCAACCTGAGTTTGGGAGCGCCTGCGGTAGATTCCTACACCAATGATCCGCTGTGTCTGGCAGCAAAACGCGCTCATGATGCAGGTATTGTAGTGGTCGCGGCTGCCGGTAATGACGGTAAAACATCAACCGGGCAAAAGCTCTTTGGCACTATCCATTCACCCGGCGCTGAACCGGCGATTATCACCGTCGGCGCTACGAATACCTATGGAACCAACCTGCGTTCAGATGATGCGGTGGCGAGTTACAGTTCTCGCGGCCCGACGCGCGGTTCCCGGTTAGTCGGGCTTATCAAAAAGTATGACAATTTTATTAAACCGGATGTCGTGGCACCGGGTAATAAAATCATTGCCGCCCGATCAAACAATGCTACCGGTGGCGGTAACGGGCTGGTCAATAGCAATCCTAATTTCGCAGTTGGTACGCAAACCGATCCCACCAATAAATTAATGCGCATGAGCGGCACCTCAATGGCAGCACCTATCGTCGCCGGCGCAGCCGCTTTAATGCTTCAGGCAAATCCCAACCTCACGCCGAGTTTGGTAAAAGCCATCCTCATGTATTCAGCGCAACCTATCATGGGAGCCAGCAGCTTTGAGCAAGGCGCAGGCCGAGTCAATGTTGAAGGCGCTGTGCGGTTGGCGAAATTGGCGGTAGTTTCGTCTGCCATGACGAAAGGCCAAGCCTTGATTAGCTTGCCGACAACCCAATCGAGCACCATCGTCGGCGTTGCCTGCCCTTGGGGCAAAGGCATGGTCACCAACTATTGTCTGGTGTACGGCGATGCTTTGATGACCTACTGGCAAAGCGTTTATGTACAGGGAAGAAGACTGAACGATGCCACAACCTTTGCGGGCAGTGTGCTGACCATAAACACCATAGACATAACCGCCGGTGTCAGCAAAACTCAGGGCGCTTTATCGTCCAGCGGGACGCTGATTGCCGACGGCACGTTGGTTTCCGATGGTTGTTTACTTGCCGACGGCACGTTGATTGCCGATGGTACGTTGATTGCCGACGGCACCTTGATTTCCGACGGTACGTTGGTTTCCGACGGTACGCTGATCGCTGACAGTCGAGCCAGAACTCTGACAGCTTTACTTGGCGATGACACAAGCGCTATGGAAGCAGAATAA
- a CDS encoding AhpC/TSA family protein: protein MQNVNYPAIVFVYQGTVKEGEEFFNRFWKEARAIADRPKRFYEAFDLRRGNLVQLLGPAVIARGVQAAAKGNFVGKPVGDTTILSGYFLIQKNQIVWQYLSKHSGDHPDFKQLNQ from the coding sequence ATGCAGAATGTAAATTATCCGGCAATCGTTTTTGTTTATCAGGGCACCGTCAAAGAGGGCGAAGAATTTTTTAACAGGTTCTGGAAAGAGGCGCGCGCCATTGCCGACCGACCGAAACGTTTTTATGAAGCTTTTGATCTCAGGCGCGGCAACCTTGTCCAACTTTTGGGTCCCGCAGTTATTGCGCGCGGCGTTCAGGCGGCTGCCAAGGGAAATTTCGTCGGCAAACCCGTAGGCGATACCACGATTTTATCCGGCTATTTTTTAATTCAAAAAAATCAGATTGTCTGGCAGTACCTTTCAAAACATAGCGGCGACCATCCCGATTTTAAGCAACTCAACCAGTAA
- a CDS encoding SOS response-associated peptidase, with the protein MCGRFVRSRTIDEIAEAFFIDIVEADLQPSFNIAPTQNLLAISGNSVKRLTAMRWGLIPSWAKDDSLAAKMINARAETIIEKPSFKTPFKNSRCLIVADGFYEWKKTGKEKIPFYIHLKSDEPFAFAGLFDHWETPEGQVLTTCTIITTEANDLMRDLHERMPVILPREQHELWLDASVKNQNVLLEMLQPFSADLMEAYEVSRLVNSPRNNSPACIKRV; encoded by the coding sequence ATGTGCGGACGATTTGTAAGAAGCCGAACCATTGACGAAATTGCCGAAGCCTTTTTCATCGACATCGTCGAAGCCGACTTGCAACCGAGTTTTAACATCGCGCCAACGCAAAATCTGTTGGCGATTTCCGGCAATTCCGTTAAACGATTAACCGCCATGCGCTGGGGACTCATTCCTTCGTGGGCAAAAGACGATTCGCTTGCCGCAAAAATGATTAATGCGCGCGCCGAAACCATCATTGAAAAACCGAGTTTCAAAACCCCGTTTAAAAACAGTCGTTGCCTGATTGTTGCCGATGGATTTTATGAATGGAAAAAAACCGGCAAAGAAAAGATTCCGTTTTATATCCATCTGAAATCCGATGAACCGTTCGCCTTTGCGGGGCTTTTTGACCATTGGGAAACGCCTGAAGGTCAGGTGCTCACGACCTGCACCATTATTACCACCGAAGCCAATGATTTGATGCGCGACCTCCATGAACGCATGCCGGTGATTTTGCCGCGCGAGCAACATGAATTATGGCTTGATGCTTCGGTGAAAAATCAAAACGTGTTGCTCGAGATGCTGCAACCTTTTTCGGCAGACTTGATGGAAGCCTATGAAGTCTCGCGTCTGGTCAATTCGCCGCGTAACAATTCGCCCGCGTGCATCAAGCGCGTGTGA
- a CDS encoding GNAT family N-acetyltransferase: MRGLIQDYGISNTAALRGRLFGYYEDGELLNLALLGHHILIYKEYEGIKQFAEKAAEINAQGYLVLGPKGQVEEFYACLSELGRQSRMRSDQLWYVCRTLQLKADSVQLQLAKPEQLDEIVETHALLVMEQNGGIDPRAKDPEGFRRRALERIEGSRTWVKVEDGKIIFKAELVSESPEAVYLEGIWTHPEYRNQGIGTRCATELVNRFHLQKKAVGILVEPQEITAMHIYERIGFVHEEDHLAHFLTPLD; the protein is encoded by the coding sequence TTGCGTGGGTTGATTCAAGATTATGGCATCTCAAACACCGCAGCGCTTCGTGGTCGTTTGTTTGGCTACTACGAAGATGGTGAGTTGCTGAACCTAGCGCTTCTCGGACACCACATCCTCATTTACAAAGAGTATGAGGGAATCAAACAATTCGCAGAAAAAGCTGCTGAAATCAACGCCCAGGGCTACCTGGTGCTCGGACCGAAAGGTCAAGTCGAAGAATTTTATGCCTGCTTATCAGAACTGGGACGCCAGTCGCGTATGCGTAGCGACCAACTCTGGTATGTATGCCGCACCCTACAACTGAAAGCGGATTCCGTACAATTGCAACTCGCAAAGCCGGAACAACTGGATGAAATCGTTGAAACCCACGCCCTGCTGGTGATGGAACAAAATGGCGGCATTGACCCGCGCGCCAAAGACCCGGAAGGTTTCCGCCGTCGCGCTCTTGAACGCATCGAAGGCAGCCGCACCTGGGTTAAGGTTGAAGATGGAAAAATTATCTTCAAGGCGGAATTGGTCAGTGAATCGCCCGAAGCCGTATACCTGGAAGGTATCTGGACACATCCCGAATACCGCAATCAAGGGATCGGCACTCGTTGCGCGACCGAACTGGTCAATCGTTTTCACCTGCAAAAGAAGGCCGTCGGTATTTTAGTTGAACCACAGGAAATCACCGCCATGCACATCTATGAACGCATAGGCTTTGTGCACGAAGAAGACCACTTGGCGCATTTCCTTACCCCTCTGGATTAA
- a CDS encoding secondary thiamine-phosphate synthase enzyme YjbQ, which yields MKSYRKELWFNISTRRAFINITPQVEACLKESGIKEGLCLVNPMHISSSVFINDDESGLHHDYEVFLERLAPHEPIGQYRHNDTGEDNADAHIKRQIMGREVVVAITNGKLDFGTWEQIFYGEFDGNRRKRVLVKIIGE from the coding sequence ATGAAAAGTTATCGAAAAGAACTCTGGTTCAATATTTCAACGCGCCGCGCTTTTATCAACATCACGCCGCAGGTCGAAGCCTGTTTAAAAGAGAGCGGCATCAAAGAAGGTTTGTGTCTCGTCAACCCCATGCATATCTCATCTTCGGTTTTCATCAACGATGACGAATCGGGATTGCATCACGACTACGAAGTATTCTTAGAACGCCTCGCGCCACACGAACCCATCGGTCAGTATCGCCACAACGACACCGGCGAAGACAATGCCGACGCCCACATCAAGCGCCAGATTATGGGTCGTGAAGTCGTAGTCGCCATCACCAATGGCAAACTGGATTTTGGCACCTGGGAACAAATTTTTTACGGCGAATTCGACGGCAATCGCCGCAAGCGTGTGCTCGTTAAAATCATCGGCGAGTAG